In Arthrobacter citreus, a single genomic region encodes these proteins:
- a CDS encoding S8 family serine peptidase, with amino-acid sequence MKKRKSFPYQVLATTTLASMLFTSTGFAEGTNENQVPAPSLDEIVKQGQKIFAEEQKQAGGEVVDPFGYKDLKNAQAYKPTDKVRVIVEVEEPTSTDTSTQTKKTRFKQKQDQVISQISKGRSTPKIKQRFYEGFNGFSMETEYRNLNDIQATPGVTNVHIARQYQPSMGASKELVQAQKVWQSYGYQGEGLLVGIVDTGIDYTHKDMTITVKGKAKEKWTKENIQSKLDQTSVGDIWYSDKVPTGYDWADHDTDVIPHGAGNEHGMHVAGTVGANGDESNDGVQGIAPGVQLLAEKVFSDNGNGGAYEDDIIAGIEHAVTMGADVINMSLGTDSGFVSEVDDPIQKAIREATEQGTLVIVAGGNSAYSTQNNLLQSSAKPYAENPDIGTVGEPGVSPYAISVASYENTSIHMSTLQEENGLQLPYQDQTQYNFNLSKVLSPLESYDMVYVGEGKTADFKNLPDLTGKIVVAKPNVKYSTYTYIQSEAQKKHAKAVILVPANEDIDYPYVYWSSYSLFPQAATTSKAIGDALISKLKSGYVVKMKPSKGVYVDNPAKNTMSYFSSYGAPHTLDFKPEISAPGGNIYSTVPDNGYEVMSGTSMASPHVAGGSALVLQSLYEKGLKHSEETALKAKIALMNTAKLVQDPRTNNEVPYSPRVQGSGLMQIQNAIKTPVIVTRKNTPLEQAGAVALKEIKNDRAVFNLNVESLQTEKTKDEYEYTVNVDLLTDGIETKQFDLDNDGALDTKDYLTLKSERIEGASVYVNGEKLSGSEGATLKIKSGQKKNLNVEIRLPRTMKKNEFVEGFVHLVPTGQNSDSAVPLTVPYMGFNGDWDEPKNIDPAAYEKDAFLGYTTLWNDEIGAEGVFPLGYDPRTGRFNMDRIVMSPNTPLNEVYPSFTVLRNLEKAEMYIEDQKGKLIQYLGDFSEYTGTGQPWKFRKNIMSYRDYMNTGYFWDLKDKNGQLVKDGTYNYVIKTTLDYNGAKPQIVKLPLHIDSVAPVVSDIKVTPKDGQYEISFKATDSGSGYNGAIVWYNGKYTPLQQGATSILVKEEPKSVVVLGADYALNQSYTVWGDPSYINEEMLVSYFSVYPNKNVNAKTPAGINAFANNAINWKVYVKDVNGNVIDTLNVENQTEIHLKWTPEADVPNGTYSVYADASSKDGFKVTTKPQTVTVQQ; translated from the coding sequence ATGAAAAAGAGAAAAAGCTTTCCTTACCAAGTCCTTGCGACGACAACTTTAGCTTCAATGTTATTTACATCAACTGGATTTGCTGAAGGAACAAACGAAAATCAAGTACCAGCTCCAAGTTTAGATGAAATTGTAAAACAAGGTCAAAAAATTTTTGCTGAGGAGCAGAAGCAAGCAGGAGGAGAGGTTGTAGATCCATTTGGATATAAAGATTTAAAAAATGCCCAAGCTTATAAACCAACTGATAAAGTACGTGTAATTGTTGAAGTTGAGGAACCAACATCTACAGATACTTCTACTCAAACTAAAAAAACACGTTTTAAACAAAAGCAGGATCAAGTAATCTCACAAATTTCAAAGGGAAGATCGACTCCTAAAATTAAGCAACGTTTTTATGAAGGATTTAATGGATTTAGTATGGAAACTGAATATCGTAACTTAAACGATATACAAGCAACTCCAGGTGTAACAAATGTACATATCGCAAGACAATACCAACCATCAATGGGAGCAAGTAAAGAATTAGTACAAGCGCAAAAAGTATGGCAAAGTTACGGATATCAAGGTGAAGGATTGTTAGTAGGGATTGTCGATACAGGAATCGATTACACACATAAAGATATGACGATCACTGTAAAAGGTAAAGCGAAAGAAAAGTGGACGAAAGAAAATATTCAAAGCAAGCTTGATCAAACAAGTGTCGGTGATATTTGGTATAGTGACAAAGTTCCAACTGGTTATGACTGGGCAGATCATGATACAGATGTAATCCCGCATGGTGCAGGGAATGAACACGGTATGCACGTAGCTGGCACTGTTGGTGCAAATGGTGATGAATCGAATGATGGAGTTCAAGGTATTGCTCCAGGCGTACAGTTATTAGCAGAAAAAGTATTCTCTGATAATGGAAACGGTGGTGCTTATGAAGATGATATCATAGCAGGTATTGAGCACGCTGTAACAATGGGTGCAGATGTTATTAATATGAGTTTAGGAACTGATTCTGGTTTTGTTAGTGAAGTAGATGATCCTATTCAAAAAGCGATTCGTGAAGCGACTGAGCAAGGTACACTTGTAATTGTCGCGGGTGGAAACTCTGCTTATAGTACACAAAATAATTTGTTACAATCTTCTGCAAAACCTTATGCCGAAAATCCTGATATTGGTACTGTTGGGGAACCAGGAGTAAGCCCTTATGCTATTTCAGTTGCATCATATGAAAATACAAGCATACATATGAGTACACTTCAAGAAGAAAATGGTTTACAACTTCCTTACCAAGATCAAACACAATATAATTTTAACTTGTCAAAAGTATTATCTCCATTAGAGTCGTATGACATGGTATATGTAGGAGAAGGTAAAACGGCAGATTTTAAAAATCTTCCTGATTTAACAGGTAAGATTGTCGTTGCAAAACCAAATGTAAAGTATAGTACTTACACTTATATTCAATCTGAAGCGCAGAAGAAGCACGCAAAAGCGGTGATCCTTGTTCCTGCAAATGAGGATATTGATTATCCATACGTTTATTGGAGTTCTTACTCATTATTCCCGCAGGCAGCTACGACAAGTAAAGCGATTGGTGATGCATTGATTTCTAAGTTAAAGAGCGGTTATGTTGTAAAAATGAAACCTTCTAAAGGTGTATATGTAGATAATCCAGCTAAGAATACGATGTCATATTTCTCATCTTATGGAGCTCCACATACGCTAGACTTTAAACCTGAAATATCAGCACCAGGAGGTAATATCTACTCAACAGTACCGGATAACGGGTATGAAGTAATGAGCGGTACGTCAATGGCATCGCCACATGTTGCTGGTGGTTCAGCATTAGTATTGCAATCACTTTATGAAAAAGGATTAAAGCATTCAGAAGAAACGGCATTAAAAGCGAAGATTGCTTTAATGAATACTGCGAAATTAGTACAGGATCCTCGTACGAATAATGAAGTGCCGTATTCTCCACGCGTTCAAGGTTCTGGTTTAATGCAAATTCAAAATGCAATTAAAACACCGGTGATTGTTACGAGAAAAAATACACCACTTGAGCAGGCGGGAGCAGTTGCGTTAAAAGAAATTAAAAATGATCGTGCGGTCTTTAATTTAAATGTTGAATCGCTTCAAACAGAGAAAACGAAAGATGAATATGAGTACACTGTAAATGTTGACTTATTAACTGACGGAATTGAAACGAAACAATTTGACTTAGATAACGATGGCGCATTAGATACAAAAGACTATTTAACTTTAAAAAGCGAACGTATTGAAGGTGCTTCTGTATACGTTAACGGCGAAAAATTATCTGGATCAGAAGGTGCAACATTAAAAATTAAATCTGGTCAGAAGAAAAACCTAAATGTTGAAATTCGTTTGCCTAGAACGATGAAGAAAAATGAATTTGTTGAAGGATTTGTGCATCTTGTACCAACAGGACAAAATAGTGATTCTGCAGTACCTTTAACAGTACCATACATGGGCTTTAATGGAGATTGGGATGAGCCTAAAAATATTGATCCGGCGGCATATGAAAAAGATGCATTCTTAGGCTATACGACGCTTTGGAATGATGAAATAGGAGCGGAAGGGGTATTCCCATTAGGTTATGACCCAAGAACAGGAAGATTTAATATGGATCGAATTGTCATGTCTCCTAATACTCCATTGAACGAAGTGTACCCATCATTTACAGTACTTCGTAATTTAGAGAAGGCAGAAATGTATATTGAAGACCAAAAAGGCAAATTGATTCAATATTTAGGTGATTTTAGTGAATACACTGGGACTGGTCAACCTTGGAAATTCCGTAAAAATATTATGTCTTACAGAGATTATATGAACACTGGATATTTTTGGGATTTAAAGGATAAAAATGGACAGTTAGTGAAGGATGGCACTTATAACTATGTCATTAAAACAACGCTTGATTATAATGGTGCGAAGCCACAAATCGTTAAACTTCCATTGCATATTGACTCAGTTGCGCCAGTAGTATCTGATATTAAGGTAACACCTAAAGATGGTCAATATGAAATATCCTTTAAAGCAACAGATAGTGGAAGTGGCTATAATGGAGCAATTGTTTGGTACAATGGTAAATATACTCCACTACAACAAGGTGCAACATCAATTCTTGTAAAAGAAGAGCCAAAAAGCGTAGTTGTTTTAGGAGCAGATTATGCCCTAAATCAAAGTTATACAGTTTGGGGAGATCCTTCTTATATTAATGAAGAAATGCTTGTTAGTTACTTCAGTGTCTATCCAAACAAAAACGTAAATGCTAAAACTCCAGCAGGAATCAATGCATTTGCAAATAACGCTATAAATTGGAAAGTGTATGTTAAAGATGTAAATGGTAATGTAATTGATACTTTAAACGTAGAAAATCAAACTGAAATTCACTTGAAATGGACTCCAGAAGCTGATGTTCCAAACGGTACGTATTCAGTTTATGCTGATGCATCTAGTAAAGATGGATTTAAAGTAACAACTAAGCCACAAACAGTTACAGTACAGCAATAA
- a CDS encoding MurR/RpiR family transcriptional regulator codes for MRHLTILSKIENYMDRFTQAEKKIAVYIMEHAEIVPNLTTKDISNNTGASEASVVRFCKTIGIGSFKAFKIALVRDLTVAEMNINDFSVMDKTDTPYDLFNKVTYVNKAAIEATVSTLDKRELEKATEEIVKAKKIIFYGVGGSAVSAMDGAYKFGKIGYHAIMSPDFHMVITLVGHMEEGDIFVAVSNSGKTKDVLELARFAKKRGATIIAITKLGKSPLFKEADIKLCTPDMEQDNRIGSIASKMAQQNIIDSLYVICFNRIGNKVSTKLHEYSEEAGKLRR; via the coding sequence ATGAGGCATTTAACAATCTTATCAAAAATTGAAAATTACATGGATCGATTTACGCAAGCGGAAAAAAAAATCGCTGTATATATAATGGAGCATGCTGAAATAGTACCGAACTTAACGACTAAAGATATTTCTAATAATACTGGAGCGAGTGAGGCGAGTGTTGTTCGATTTTGTAAAACAATTGGAATCGGAAGTTTTAAAGCATTCAAAATAGCTTTAGTTCGTGATTTGACTGTTGCTGAAATGAATATTAATGATTTTTCTGTAATGGATAAAACGGACACACCGTATGATTTATTTAATAAAGTAACATATGTAAATAAAGCTGCGATTGAAGCGACAGTATCAACTTTAGATAAAAGAGAATTAGAAAAAGCAACCGAAGAAATTGTAAAAGCAAAAAAGATCATATTTTACGGAGTGGGCGGGTCAGCTGTATCAGCAATGGACGGAGCATATAAATTTGGAAAAATTGGCTACCACGCTATTATGTCTCCAGATTTCCATATGGTGATCACATTAGTAGGACATATGGAAGAAGGAGATATTTTTGTTGCTGTTTCTAATTCAGGTAAAACGAAAGATGTTTTAGAGCTGGCGCGTTTTGCTAAGAAAAGAGGAGCGACAATCATTGCAATTACTAAGCTAGGTAAATCTCCTTTATTTAAGGAAGCAGATATCAAACTTTGTACCCCAGATATGGAACAGGACAATCGAATTGGTAGTATAGCTTCTAAAATGGCACAACAAAATATAATCGATTCATTATATGTAATTTGCTTTAACCGTATTGGAAACAAGGTATCAACTAAGTTACATGAGTATAGTGAAGAAGCAGGCAAATTAAGAAGATAA
- a CDS encoding M6 family metalloprotease domain-containing protein, translating into MNKFVLSSFASVMVAGTLFSGIPLKTASSESLSKVHSQLAKHSKSTLDLSLVNDEKLLAALVKRGVISGNASQDQKQAALQNYLEVKGQANLVTEKDPIASKAKKAEAAKHNEFKDFNNGLLHGNGKKNGQLKGNPDPVKESASPGIQKKGKLLTLMVEFSDLPHNQIKPSETDNYYKDYDTKHYENMIFGENGVEGPNGETFLSQKQYYEQQSGGTYTVDGKAYGWLKVPGTATFYGADSKSGHDNVAPGGSKQLVVDTYKAALAAGIPLQDYDLEDPHDLDGDGNYWEPDGLVDHLQIIHSGMGQEAGGGAQGDNAIWSHRSAKYVDDTDVRGEGLPGFYDYTMMPEDGATGVFAHEYGHDLGLPDEYDTIYSGDGEAVEYWSIMSAGSWAGKIPGTEPTGFSPWAKSYFQSTLGGKWTNPTVVNWEDVSTKGTQFLLDQANSPLGQNNQAVQVNLPKKTTPVNKPATGTYEYWGGQADEMDNSLVTNVDLTGKSSASLTFDAWYDMEEQWDFAFVQVSTDNGATWKSLGNEHTRNDVVSNGYPTIISSMPGFSGKSNGWEAQSFDLSAYKGQKIQLRLRSATDWGTSNVGFFADNIKVVADGATIIDDGAENATSPFTLKGFSKFDGNKYSNHYYLLEWRNQKGADEGLAHIKRGNSLLSYDGGLVVWYVDDSFTENWTGVHPGDGFLGVVDAHDDTNLLWNYGDQAVSRYAVADAAFGLNSTSGYNIGYTTGEKLTSPSQVGISLFDDSKDYNNKFLPDAGRNIGHFGLKVRVNGQSTDKSVGSIVVYK; encoded by the coding sequence TTGAACAAATTTGTTTTATCAAGTTTCGCATCTGTGATGGTTGCAGGCACATTATTTTCTGGAATTCCATTAAAAACAGCATCATCTGAAAGCTTAAGTAAAGTGCATAGTCAATTAGCTAAGCATTCAAAAAGTACTTTAGATTTATCGTTAGTAAATGATGAAAAACTTTTAGCTGCATTAGTTAAACGTGGAGTTATTTCTGGAAATGCTTCTCAAGATCAGAAGCAGGCTGCATTACAGAATTATTTAGAGGTTAAAGGACAAGCTAATTTAGTAACAGAAAAAGATCCAATTGCTAGTAAAGCTAAAAAAGCAGAGGCTGCTAAACATAATGAATTTAAAGATTTTAATAACGGATTATTACATGGAAATGGTAAGAAAAATGGTCAATTAAAGGGTAATCCTGATCCTGTTAAAGAGTCAGCTTCACCAGGTATTCAGAAGAAGGGTAAACTTTTAACATTAATGGTTGAGTTTTCTGATCTCCCACATAATCAAATTAAGCCTTCAGAAACAGACAATTACTATAAAGATTACGATACAAAACACTATGAAAATATGATTTTTGGTGAAAATGGTGTGGAGGGTCCAAACGGAGAAACATTCCTTTCACAAAAACAATATTATGAACAGCAATCTGGTGGGACTTATACTGTTGATGGGAAAGCATATGGTTGGTTAAAGGTACCTGGAACTGCAACATTTTACGGAGCAGATTCTAAATCTGGACATGATAATGTAGCGCCAGGAGGATCAAAACAATTAGTAGTTGATACATATAAGGCTGCATTAGCTGCAGGAATTCCTTTACAAGATTATGATTTAGAAGATCCACATGATTTAGATGGTGACGGAAACTACTGGGAGCCAGATGGATTAGTTGATCATCTTCAAATTATTCACTCAGGTATGGGACAAGAAGCTGGCGGTGGAGCACAAGGCGACAATGCAATTTGGTCACACCGTTCTGCTAAATACGTTGACGATACAGATGTACGTGGAGAAGGTTTACCAGGATTCTATGACTACACAATGATGCCTGAAGACGGAGCAACAGGTGTATTCGCACACGAATATGGTCATGATTTAGGATTACCAGATGAGTACGATACAATTTATTCTGGTGATGGTGAAGCTGTTGAATATTGGTCAATCATGTCAGCAGGTTCATGGGCTGGAAAAATTCCAGGAACAGAGCCAACTGGTTTCTCTCCTTGGGCTAAGTCATATTTCCAATCAACATTAGGTGGAAAATGGACAAACCCAACTGTTGTAAATTGGGAAGATGTATCGACAAAAGGTACTCAATTCTTATTAGACCAAGCAAATTCACCACTTGGACAAAATAACCAAGCGGTTCAAGTGAATTTACCGAAAAAAACTACACCAGTTAATAAACCAGCTACTGGCACTTATGAATACTGGGGTGGACAAGCAGACGAAATGGATAATAGTTTAGTAACAAATGTAGATTTAACAGGTAAATCATCAGCATCATTAACTTTTGATGCTTGGTACGATATGGAAGAACAGTGGGATTTCGCATTTGTTCAAGTTTCAACTGACAATGGTGCTACTTGGAAGTCATTAGGTAACGAACATACTAGAAATGATGTCGTTTCAAATGGCTATCCAACAATCATAAGCTCAATGCCTGGTTTTTCTGGCAAATCAAATGGATGGGAAGCACAAAGCTTTGATTTATCAGCATATAAAGGTCAAAAAATTCAGCTTCGCTTACGTTCTGCAACTGACTGGGGTACTTCAAATGTTGGATTCTTTGCAGATAATATCAAAGTGGTAGCAGATGGAGCTACAATTATTGATGATGGAGCTGAAAATGCAACTTCTCCATTTACATTAAAAGGATTCTCAAAATTCGATGGTAACAAATATTCAAATCATTACTATTTGTTAGAATGGCGTAACCAAAAAGGTGCTGACGAAGGTTTAGCTCATATTAAACGAGGAAACTCTCTATTAAGCTATGATGGTGGTTTAGTAGTATGGTATGTTGATGATAGCTTTACAGAAAACTGGACAGGTGTTCACCCAGGTGATGGTTTCTTAGGTGTTGTTGACGCGCATGATGATACGAATTTATTATGGAACTACGGTGATCAAGCAGTTTCACGCTATGCTGTTGCGGATGCAGCATTCGGATTAAATTCAACATCAGGTTATAACATTGGTTATACAACAGGTGAAAAATTGACTTCTCCAAGTCAAGTAGGTATCTCCTTATTTGATGATAGCAAGGACTATAATAACAAGTTCTTACCAGATGCTGGTCGTAACATTGGACACTTTGGTTTAAAAGTTCGAGTTAATGGTCAGTCTACTGATAAATCAGTTGGATCAATCGTAGTATACAAATAA
- a CDS encoding DUF871 domain-containing protein: MLGISIYLSEKNIEKNKKYIEIAKKNGFTSIFTSLHIPEDDPSTYKNLLQNLGAVAMENEVELMADISAKSLTHLGLDYSNVSELLNWGVTGLRVDYGLDEKQIADLSKKMKIALNASTLTPAFLNELLKFGLQTENVEAWHNFYPRPETGLSTDYLIEKNKWLKSCGITTMAFIQGDDEMRGPLFKGLPTLEKHRGMDPLLAYLELTQNCYVDKVLVGDISIKVEKMTTLSKMNGLIELRYRPYSHEEEILSIVERIHTNREDPARDVIRSMESRLYGSFGETSLKPVNTITREMGSVTIDNERYGRYGGELQIMLTNLPSDEKVNVIGKIIEDDLSLLQFIGAGKKFKLKRV; this comes from the coding sequence ATGCTAGGGATATCAATCTATTTATCTGAAAAAAATATTGAAAAGAATAAAAAGTATATCGAAATAGCGAAGAAAAATGGATTTACTTCAATTTTTACCTCATTACACATACCGGAAGATGACCCTTCAACTTATAAAAATCTACTTCAAAACCTTGGTGCAGTGGCAATGGAAAATGAAGTCGAGCTTATGGCAGATATTTCAGCAAAATCACTTACTCATTTAGGGCTAGATTACTCAAACGTTAGTGAATTACTAAATTGGGGTGTTACTGGATTACGAGTTGATTACGGACTGGACGAAAAACAAATAGCAGACCTTTCTAAAAAAATGAAAATTGCTCTAAATGCAAGTACACTAACACCTGCATTTTTAAATGAATTACTTAAATTTGGATTACAAACTGAAAACGTAGAAGCTTGGCATAATTTTTATCCGCGCCCTGAAACGGGATTATCAACAGATTATTTAATTGAAAAAAATAAATGGTTAAAAAGCTGTGGAATTACAACAATGGCATTTATTCAAGGCGATGATGAAATGAGAGGGCCTTTGTTTAAAGGATTACCAACTTTGGAAAAGCATCGTGGAATGGATCCTCTACTTGCTTATTTAGAGTTAACTCAAAACTGCTATGTTGATAAAGTTTTAGTTGGCGATATTAGTATTAAAGTAGAAAAGATGACTACTCTTTCAAAAATGAATGGTTTGATCGAGCTAAGATATAGACCATATTCACATGAAGAGGAAATTCTTTCAATCGTTGAAAGGATTCATACAAATCGTGAAGATCCTGCGCGTGATGTAATTCGATCAATGGAATCTAGATTATACGGTAGTTTTGGTGAGACTAGTTTAAAGCCAGTAAATACAATTACACGAGAGATGGGCTCAGTTACAATCGACAATGAACGATATGGTAGATACGGAGGGGAGTTACAAATTATGCTTACTAATCTACCAAGCGATGAAAAGGTAAATGTAATAGGGAAGATTATTGAAGATGATCTATCGTTATTGCAATTTATTGGAGCAGGTAAGAAATTTAAATTAAAAAGAGTATAA
- a CDS encoding methyltransferase, whose amino-acid sequence MIDKYYDDLLNIKTEGEQKGFNASFHYHRYEATPYNALEQLFQQYLISCDDRVVDFGCGKGRLNFYLNNKFDATVVGIEMNEKYYNEAVENKENYLMKKRMSEDKILFYCCLAEDYSIEPSDNRFYFFNPFSIQIFRSIINNILISVEQSKREIEIILYYSSDDYIYFLENQTAFELKQEVILPDVYKQNPNERFLIYRLAY is encoded by the coding sequence GTGATTGATAAGTATTATGATGATTTGTTGAATATAAAAACAGAGGGAGAGCAAAAAGGTTTTAATGCCTCATTTCATTATCATCGATATGAGGCAACACCTTATAATGCTCTAGAGCAATTGTTTCAGCAATATTTAATTTCATGCGATGATCGTGTAGTTGACTTTGGTTGCGGTAAAGGAAGATTAAATTTCTATCTTAATAATAAATTTGATGCTACTGTTGTTGGAATTGAAATGAATGAAAAGTATTACAATGAGGCTGTTGAGAATAAAGAAAATTACTTAATGAAAAAAAGAATGAGCGAAGATAAAATTTTATTTTATTGCTGCTTGGCAGAAGATTATTCAATTGAACCATCTGATAATCGTTTTTATTTTTTTAATCCTTTTTCAATCCAAATTTTTAGGAGCATCATTAATAATATTTTAATTTCAGTTGAACAATCAAAGAGAGAAATTGAAATTATTTTATATTATAGTTCTGACGATTATATTTACTTTTTAGAAAACCAAACTGCTTTTGAATTAAAACAAGAGGTTATATTACCAGATGTTTATAAACAAAATCCAAATGAACGGTTTTTAATTTATCGATTGGCTTATTAA
- a CDS encoding low specificity L-threonine aldolase, with protein sequence MYKINPFSESFKNTNQQLVGHGVRNIQILKDALNELDGNEESDVYGAGNFIEDFQTKMAEFLGKESAVFFPSGTMAQQIALRIWCDQKGINKVAYHPLSHLEIHEEDGLKKLHNIEPILLADKSRVIELEDVLAMNEEISCLLLELPQREIGGQLPSYETLESISSYCREKGIKLQLDGARLMEILPYYKKTAAEVCSLFDSVYMSFYKGIGGVAGAILAGDTDFINESKVWKRRHGGDLISLYPYIISANVYFDQRANMMEQYYHNAVELAELFNSCHGISTIPKIPVSNMFHVHYNAPLEKIKQIIIALQEETKIGITSNLRPVNEEVCYSEISIGDQYSAISKEDLHNVFKKLNEEMKSI encoded by the coding sequence TTGTATAAGATTAATCCTTTTTCAGAGTCATTTAAAAATACAAATCAACAATTAGTTGGTCACGGAGTTAGAAATATTCAAATACTAAAAGACGCATTAAATGAACTAGATGGAAATGAAGAAAGTGATGTGTATGGAGCAGGGAATTTTATTGAAGACTTCCAAACAAAAATGGCAGAGTTTTTAGGGAAAGAATCAGCGGTTTTTTTTCCTAGCGGTACAATGGCTCAGCAAATCGCCTTAAGAATTTGGTGTGATCAAAAAGGAATCAATAAAGTTGCTTATCACCCTCTATCTCATTTAGAAATTCATGAAGAAGATGGATTGAAAAAATTACATAATATAGAGCCTATTTTACTGGCAGATAAAAGCCGCGTAATCGAATTAGAGGATGTTTTAGCAATGAATGAAGAAATCTCTTGTTTATTACTAGAACTGCCACAACGTGAAATCGGTGGACAATTACCATCATATGAAACACTTGAATCAATTTCATCGTACTGCCGTGAAAAAGGAATTAAATTGCAGTTAGATGGTGCTAGATTAATGGAAATTCTTCCATACTATAAAAAGACAGCTGCTGAAGTTTGTAGTTTATTCGATAGTGTTTATATGTCATTTTATAAAGGAATCGGAGGAGTTGCAGGAGCAATTCTTGCGGGGGATACTGACTTTATAAATGAATCAAAAGTTTGGAAAAGAAGACATGGTGGAGATTTAATTAGTCTTTATCCGTACATAATCAGTGCAAATGTTTATTTTGATCAAAGAGCAAATATGATGGAGCAATATTATCATAATGCAGTTGAATTAGCTGAATTGTTTAATAGCTGTCACGGAATTAGTACAATACCAAAAATACCAGTTTCAAATATGTTTCATGTTCACTATAACGCTCCACTCGAAAAAATTAAACAAATTATAATAGCTCTTCAGGAAGAAACAAAAATTGGGATTACTAGTAATTTAAGACCAGTTAATGAAGAGGTTTGTTATAGCGAAATTAGTATTGGTGATCAGTACTCAGCGATTTCTAAAGAAGACCTCCATAATGTATTTAAGAAATTAAATGAGGAAATGAAATCAATTTAA
- a CDS encoding VOC family protein — protein MQKITTFLMFEGQAEEAMNYYMSVFKNSEVVNITRYGADMGEFEGKVIHATFTLNGQEFMCIDSSVKHKFTFTPSVSLYVTCETNEEIENAYEKLSKDGEILMPLQAYPFSEKFVWVNDQFGVSWQLTLAKN, from the coding sequence ATGCAAAAAATTACAACGTTTTTAATGTTTGAAGGACAAGCAGAAGAGGCAATGAATTATTATATGTCAGTATTTAAAAATTCAGAAGTTGTAAACATCACACGCTACGGTGCAGACATGGGTGAGTTTGAAGGGAAAGTGATCCATGCTACCTTCACATTAAATGGCCAGGAATTTATGTGTATCGATAGTTCGGTAAAACACAAGTTTACGTTTACTCCATCCGTTTCATTATATGTGACGTGTGAAACGAATGAAGAAATTGAGAATGCATACGAAAAATTAAGTAAAGATGGAGAAATTTTAATGCCATTACAAGCTTATCCATTCAGCGAAAAATTCGTGTGGGTAAATGATCAATTCGGTGTATCATGGCAATTAACGCTCGCTAAAAACTAA